From one Flavobacteriales bacterium genomic stretch:
- the yaaA gene encoding peroxide stress protein YaaA — translation MIILLSPAKDLAQEVPKVTAPSQPVLLQSAIPLVEKLRALSAKKLSALMGLSPKLGELNRERYARWSVPFTAENARPAVFAFNGEVYRGLEARALSADDLRFAQRHLRILSGLYGVLRPLDLMQDYRLMMGTPFGVGPAKDLYAYWGERITEALNADLEAMRSNVVINCASAEYFHAVDAAKLNARVIAPVFKDKVGSAYKPLQTYVKQQRGALARFIIQHRILDPERIKGFAENGYRFAADESSPESYVFLREKRPPLVTKKIAGGRVR, via the coding sequence ATGATCATCCTGCTTTCCCCCGCCAAGGACCTCGCGCAAGAAGTGCCGAAGGTCACGGCTCCAAGCCAGCCGGTCCTCTTGCAATCAGCCATCCCCTTGGTGGAGAAGCTGAGGGCCCTCAGCGCGAAGAAGCTCTCTGCGCTCATGGGCCTGAGCCCCAAGCTCGGCGAGCTCAATCGCGAGCGGTACGCGCGGTGGTCGGTGCCGTTCACCGCCGAGAACGCCAGGCCTGCGGTGTTCGCCTTCAATGGCGAAGTGTACCGCGGGCTCGAAGCGCGCGCGTTATCCGCCGATGACCTGCGCTTCGCCCAACGGCACCTGCGCATCCTCAGCGGCCTGTACGGCGTGCTGCGCCCGCTGGACCTCATGCAGGATTACCGCCTGATGATGGGCACCCCATTCGGCGTGGGCCCGGCGAAGGACCTCTATGCGTATTGGGGCGAACGGATCACCGAAGCGCTGAATGCGGATCTGGAAGCCATGCGGAGCAACGTGGTGATCAACTGCGCGAGCGCCGAGTACTTCCATGCGGTGGATGCGGCCAAGCTCAACGCGCGGGTGATCGCACCCGTGTTCAAGGACAAGGTCGGCAGCGCCTACAAGCCATTGCAGACCTATGTGAAGCAGCAACGCGGCGCCCTTGCGCGTTTCATCATACAGCACCGGATCCTGGACCCGGAGCGGATCAAGGGCTTTGCTGAGAACGGCTACCGGTTCGCGGCGGACGAGAGCAGTCCGGAATCCTATGTCTTCCTGCGCGAGAAGCGGCCACCTTTGGTGACCAAGAAGATCGCCGGCGGAAGAGTCAGGTGA
- a CDS encoding DegT/DnrJ/EryC1/StrS family aminotransferase, giving the protein MPGTELFGEEEKKEVMDVLNTGVLFRYNHDAARKGQWKAKDFEAEIAKFTGAKYALAVSSGSTAVSSMLAACGVGYGDHVIVPPFTFVATIEAVLFAGAIPVFAEIDETLCMSAEGIRAAITPKTKAVLLVHMCGASADLDGIMAVCEEKNLMLIEDTAQALGATYKGKHLGLFGKMGSFSFDFFKINTCGEGGVVITNDEQLIKTAEYLSDHGHSHEGDNRGMEPHPIMGTNYRIGEINAAIGLAQARKLPYIISQQRKHKAIIHARLSKIPGLAFRKQCDDAGDSATFFHLLFPDEATARAAHKAMVEAGVGGGYWYDNMYHYIKQWGHIKDLRMPYRLVAHELGLPQDLKAMAFPKSDAVLSRLISFNIRVTWTELELDAFLGKVEVAVRNAMTKAAAV; this is encoded by the coding sequence ATGCCCGGCACAGAGCTTTTTGGCGAAGAGGAGAAGAAGGAAGTGATGGACGTCCTGAACACGGGCGTGCTCTTCCGCTACAACCACGATGCAGCGCGCAAGGGCCAGTGGAAGGCCAAGGACTTCGAGGCGGAGATCGCGAAGTTCACCGGGGCTAAATACGCGTTGGCCGTGAGCAGCGGCAGCACCGCTGTAAGTTCAATGCTCGCGGCCTGCGGCGTGGGCTATGGTGATCACGTCATCGTGCCGCCCTTCACCTTCGTGGCCACCATCGAGGCTGTGCTATTCGCCGGGGCCATTCCCGTTTTCGCGGAGATCGATGAGACACTGTGTATGAGCGCCGAAGGCATCCGCGCAGCGATCACACCGAAGACCAAGGCTGTCCTGCTCGTCCACATGTGCGGCGCCTCGGCGGATCTCGATGGCATCATGGCCGTATGCGAAGAGAAGAACCTGATGCTGATCGAGGACACGGCCCAAGCGCTCGGGGCCACTTACAAAGGCAAGCACCTCGGCCTCTTCGGCAAGATGGGCAGTTTCAGCTTCGACTTCTTCAAGATCAACACCTGCGGCGAAGGCGGCGTCGTCATCACCAACGATGAGCAGCTGATCAAGACCGCCGAATACCTCAGCGACCACGGTCACAGCCACGAGGGCGACAACCGCGGCATGGAGCCCCACCCGATCATGGGCACCAACTACCGCATCGGCGAGATCAACGCGGCCATCGGACTGGCGCAGGCGCGCAAGCTGCCCTATATCATCAGCCAGCAGCGCAAGCATAAGGCCATCATCCACGCGCGCCTCTCGAAGATCCCTGGCCTGGCGTTCCGCAAGCAATGCGACGATGCCGGCGACAGTGCCACCTTCTTCCACTTGCTCTTCCCCGATGAAGCCACGGCACGCGCGGCGCACAAGGCCATGGTCGAAGCCGGCGTGGGCGGCGGCTACTGGTACGACAATATGTACCACTACATCAAGCAGTGGGGCCACATCAAGGACCTGCGCATGCCCTACAGGCTCGTCGCGCACGAGCTCGGCCTCCCGCAGGACCTCAAGGCCATGGCCTTCCCGAAGAGCGATGCCGTGCTCAGTCGCCTCATCAGCTTCAATATCCGTGTAACGTGGACGGAACTTGAGCTGGATGCATTCCTGGGCAAGGTGGAAGTGGCTGTGAGGAACGCCATGACGAAGGCCGCGGCGGTTTAG
- a CDS encoding CotH kinase family protein codes for MLVHGHNRPFVVLLVAAAVCAGLGAAVPRKPLAPLAVEGDAPAFAPGTAYISASDEIRVSAKLGDRLWITTSNDPMSATPFGAEAVVEARADHRAIARALATPTAIQWRHPKPGLPEALVVRAAQGEGDRAGGPYAMRTFLFERHGLPVISISMEPDGLLGVDRGLAVPGNGILRMPTALTRSYAIDPKWWKYPGNYHGRGAEWERPARFQLIDAEGREMLQADARVRINGQMTRGFPQHAFRLLLEEPLAVPVFPDGDGAGSCALVLRAAGNDQVKAVLRDAFQHRLCAALPFGSSKPLTCVAYINGAYQGVYHIRQRIDEQELARRYGAKAKRITIIEDKNTLYRGDSADAKRFLRLMAGTERWDARDPSWLDTLESHLDLDGFLAYMASQMILGNMDWPRQNVKYWRYAGKPEGAPLDGRWRMIMGDSDLGFGANAPAGNDMFATVRSAQVPLSRLFLAMMRHEGLRKRFVAVGLELIDGPLSSDRCLAVLDSLCDAMRPEMHRHTARWRKPANAAAWELEAEVMRTFARERPAKARQQLVRFQEP; via the coding sequence ATGCTCGTTCACGGGCACAATAGGCCTTTCGTGGTGCTCTTGGTGGCCGCTGCGGTGTGCGCCGGGCTCGGAGCCGCTGTGCCGCGCAAGCCGCTGGCACCGCTGGCTGTAGAAGGTGATGCCCCGGCATTCGCTCCTGGAACGGCTTACATCAGCGCCTCGGATGAGATCCGGGTGAGTGCGAAGCTGGGAGACCGGCTCTGGATCACCACGTCAAATGATCCGATGAGCGCAACACCGTTCGGAGCGGAGGCTGTCGTGGAAGCGCGTGCGGATCATCGCGCCATCGCCCGCGCGCTCGCCACGCCAACGGCCATTCAATGGCGCCATCCGAAGCCGGGCCTCCCGGAAGCGTTGGTGGTGCGTGCGGCGCAGGGCGAAGGCGATCGCGCGGGCGGCCCCTACGCCATGCGCACCTTCCTTTTCGAGCGGCACGGGCTACCGGTGATATCGATCAGCATGGAACCGGATGGGCTGCTCGGCGTCGACCGGGGCCTGGCGGTGCCCGGCAACGGGATCCTTCGGATGCCAACGGCGCTCACGCGGTCCTATGCCATCGATCCCAAGTGGTGGAAGTACCCGGGCAATTACCACGGGCGCGGCGCGGAGTGGGAGCGGCCGGCGCGCTTCCAGCTGATCGATGCAGAGGGCCGCGAGATGCTGCAAGCCGATGCGCGCGTTCGGATCAACGGGCAGATGACGCGCGGGTTCCCGCAGCATGCCTTCCGCCTCCTGCTCGAGGAGCCCTTGGCCGTGCCGGTGTTCCCCGATGGCGACGGCGCTGGCTCGTGTGCGCTCGTGCTCCGCGCTGCGGGCAATGACCAAGTGAAGGCCGTGCTCCGCGATGCCTTTCAGCATCGGCTCTGCGCGGCCCTCCCATTCGGATCGAGCAAGCCGCTCACGTGCGTGGCATACATCAATGGCGCTTACCAGGGCGTTTACCACATCCGGCAGCGGATCGATGAGCAAGAGCTGGCCCGGCGGTACGGCGCCAAGGCGAAGCGGATCACGATCATCGAGGACAAGAACACGCTCTATCGCGGCGATAGCGCCGATGCGAAGCGCTTCCTCCGGTTGATGGCGGGCACGGAGCGCTGGGATGCGCGCGACCCGTCCTGGTTGGACACGCTCGAATCGCACCTCGACCTCGATGGATTCCTGGCGTACATGGCCTCACAGATGATCCTGGGCAACATGGATTGGCCGCGTCAGAACGTGAAGTACTGGCGGTATGCCGGCAAGCCTGAAGGAGCCCCGCTTGATGGACGCTGGCGGATGATCATGGGCGATAGCGACCTCGGTTTCGGTGCGAACGCGCCGGCGGGCAACGACATGTTCGCCACCGTGCGCAGCGCGCAGGTGCCGCTCTCGCGTCTGTTCCTGGCGATGATGCGCCATGAAGGCCTGCGGAAGCGCTTCGTGGCGGTAGGCCTCGAACTGATCGATGGCCCGCTGTCCTCGGATCGCTGCCTGGCCGTGCTCGACAGCTTATGCGATGCCATGCGGCCCGAGATGCACCGGCATACGGCGCGCTGGCGGAAGCCCGCCAATGCTGCGGCTTGGGAGCTTGAAGCCGAGGTCATGCGCACCTTCGCACGCGAGCGCCCTGCGAAAGCCCGGCAGCAATTGGTCCGATTCCAGGAACCATGA
- a CDS encoding O-antigen ligase family protein, whose protein sequence is MLAFVRGHWQLVLVMLVWLATGFYLQQAIYALLPLSVFFFKSRDLWPEVLFGMLIVLVISDMQKDMFYMLNVFKTGKNLYIVAVALILLVETRRFAPLSGVFTVFLPFFMYSIFPLVFSTNLFMSVQKTLSYALMYLVVPNFVLYCYRRQGWDFFRNLIFFMVLILLFGFVLQAMSPKYSHVMGRFRGMFGNPNGMAIYCYLLLMLAAVVNAVNPKLFHWRERVVIFGFILYFLVMSGSRASLASAAIFIIFHRFFAYSALLGFVGLVAMILAVEVVSSNLEAIIIALGLQEYFRLETLEEGSGRYFAWDFAWGHIQKYFVFGGGFANDETIMRRYRLYLESQGHQGGVHNTYLSMWLNMGIVGLLIFLRSLFLLFYKASKLVPMSQAIMFSVFFSLMYESWLIGSLNPYTIVLLMIMTVVTEPEIVQWKEHGVKQVGEEGLVPAAA, encoded by the coding sequence ATGCTAGCCTTCGTCCGCGGGCACTGGCAATTGGTCCTGGTCATGCTGGTCTGGCTGGCCACCGGCTTCTATCTGCAGCAGGCCATCTATGCCTTGCTGCCGCTCTCGGTGTTCTTCTTCAAATCGCGTGATCTGTGGCCGGAAGTGCTGTTCGGGATGCTGATCGTGCTGGTGATCTCCGACATGCAGAAGGACATGTTCTACATGCTCAATGTCTTCAAGACGGGCAAGAACCTGTACATCGTTGCGGTGGCGCTGATCCTGCTGGTGGAAACACGCCGATTCGCACCGCTATCCGGCGTTTTCACGGTCTTCCTGCCGTTCTTCATGTACAGCATCTTCCCGTTGGTGTTCAGCACCAATCTGTTCATGTCGGTGCAGAAGACCTTGAGCTACGCCCTCATGTACCTGGTGGTTCCCAACTTCGTGCTCTATTGCTATCGGAGGCAGGGCTGGGATTTCTTCCGGAACCTGATCTTCTTCATGGTGCTCATCCTCCTGTTCGGTTTCGTCCTGCAGGCCATGAGCCCCAAGTACTCGCATGTCATGGGCCGTTTCCGGGGCATGTTCGGGAACCCCAACGGCATGGCGATCTATTGCTACCTGCTGCTCATGCTCGCAGCTGTCGTGAATGCGGTTAATCCGAAGCTCTTCCATTGGCGCGAGCGGGTGGTCATATTCGGCTTCATCCTCTACTTCTTGGTGATGAGCGGCTCACGGGCCTCGCTCGCCTCAGCGGCCATCTTCATCATCTTCCACCGATTCTTCGCCTATTCAGCGCTGCTCGGCTTCGTGGGCCTGGTGGCCATGATCCTGGCGGTTGAAGTGGTGAGCAGCAACCTGGAGGCGATCATCATCGCACTCGGCTTGCAGGAGTATTTCAGGCTCGAGACCCTGGAAGAAGGCAGTGGCCGCTATTTCGCTTGGGACTTCGCTTGGGGCCACATCCAGAAGTACTTCGTCTTCGGCGGCGGGTTCGCCAACGATGAGACGATCATGCGCCGGTACCGGCTGTACCTCGAGAGCCAAGGCCATCAGGGGGGCGTGCACAATACCTACCTGAGCATGTGGCTGAACATGGGCATCGTGGGCCTGCTGATCTTCCTGCGCAGCCTGTTCCTGCTCTTCTACAAGGCCAGCAAGCTGGTGCCGATGAGCCAGGCCATCATGTTCTCGGTGTTCTTCAGCCTCATGTACGAGAGCTGGCTCATTGGGTCTTTGAACCCGTACACCATTGTGCTGCTCATGATCATGACCGTGGTCACGGAGCCGGAGATCGTCCAATGGAAGGAGCACGGGGTGAAGCAGGTAGGGGAGGAGGGCTTGGTTCCTGCGGCCGCATAA
- a CDS encoding MBOAT family protein — protein sequence MLFNTIQYAAFFPVVFVLYWFVLRRRLRAQNAMLLVASYFFYACWDWRFVFLLAFSTLLDYFSGLRVHAARSSGAKRAWLVASVGINLGFLGVFKYFNFFAASFADLARTLGYELDPVVIDVLLPVGISFYTFHGLSYVLDIYYGRKEPTTDLVNYSLFVAFFPLLVAGPIERATHLLPQIERPRVFDRARAVDGCRQLLWGLFKKMVVADNAARLLNPVFNHHEEYQASTLAYAAVLFAFQIYGDFSGYSDIALGSARLLGIELLQNFSFPYFSRDIAEFWRRWHISLSSWFRDYVYIPLGGNRGGKWMAVRNTAVIFLVSGFWHGANWTFLAWGALHAALFMPLLLKGSNRKHMGTVAEGRWLPTLREASAMLFTFSAVTVAWVFFRARSIDHALSYLGAMADASLFTLPEQLSLRVLAAIALLLLIEWRGRADRHGLQTLGLAWPRWARWLFYYAMIFVILRYAGNTQEFIYFQF from the coding sequence ATGCTCTTCAACACGATCCAGTACGCGGCCTTCTTCCCGGTCGTTTTCGTGCTCTATTGGTTCGTGCTGCGTCGCCGGCTGCGGGCGCAGAACGCCATGCTGCTCGTGGCGAGCTACTTCTTCTATGCGTGCTGGGACTGGCGCTTCGTGTTCCTGCTGGCCTTCTCCACCCTGCTCGATTATTTCAGTGGCTTGCGTGTGCATGCGGCACGGTCGTCCGGCGCCAAGCGTGCCTGGCTCGTGGCCAGCGTGGGCATCAACCTGGGCTTCCTCGGCGTGTTCAAGTACTTCAACTTCTTCGCCGCTTCCTTCGCCGATCTGGCCCGTACCCTCGGGTACGAGCTCGATCCCGTGGTGATCGATGTGCTGCTCCCGGTGGGCATCAGCTTCTACACCTTCCACGGTCTTTCCTACGTGCTCGACATCTATTACGGGCGGAAGGAACCCACCACCGACCTGGTGAACTACTCGCTCTTCGTGGCCTTCTTCCCGCTACTGGTGGCTGGCCCCATCGAGCGCGCCACGCACCTGCTGCCGCAGATCGAGCGCCCGCGGGTGTTCGATCGCGCCCGCGCGGTCGATGGCTGCCGCCAATTGCTCTGGGGCCTCTTCAAGAAGATGGTGGTGGCAGATAACGCCGCGCGATTGCTCAACCCGGTGTTCAACCACCACGAGGAGTACCAGGCCAGCACCCTGGCCTATGCCGCCGTGCTCTTCGCTTTCCAGATCTACGGCGATTTCAGCGGGTACAGCGACATCGCCCTCGGATCGGCCCGGCTGCTGGGCATCGAGCTCCTGCAGAACTTCAGCTTCCCTTATTTCTCACGCGACATCGCCGAGTTCTGGCGGCGCTGGCACATCTCGCTCTCCTCGTGGTTCAGGGATTACGTGTACATCCCCCTCGGCGGCAATCGGGGCGGGAAATGGATGGCCGTGCGCAATACCGCCGTGATCTTCCTGGTGAGCGGATTCTGGCACGGCGCCAATTGGACCTTCCTCGCCTGGGGCGCTTTACACGCCGCGCTATTCATGCCCTTGCTGCTCAAGGGCAGCAATCGCAAGCACATGGGCACCGTGGCCGAAGGACGCTGGTTGCCCACCCTGCGCGAAGCCAGCGCCATGCTCTTCACGTTCAGCGCGGTCACCGTGGCATGGGTCTTCTTCCGCGCGCGGAGCATCGACCACGCGCTCAGCTACTTGGGCGCCATGGCCGATGCCAGCCTGTTCACCTTGCCCGAGCAACTCTCATTGCGCGTTCTGGCGGCCATCGCCTTGCTGCTCCTGATCGAATGGCGCGGCCGCGCGGACCGGCATGGACTACAGACACTGGGCCTGGCCTGGCCGCGCTGGGCCCGATGGCTATTCTATTACGCCATGATCTTCGTGATCCTGCGCTACGCAGGCAACACGCAGGAGTTCATCTACTTCCAATTCTGA